A single genomic interval of Saccharothrix saharensis harbors:
- a CDS encoding DNA-3-methyladenine glycosylase 2 family protein — translation MHEDVERCVRAVRSKDARFDGWFFTAVLTTRIYCRPSCPVVPPKVANMRFYPSAAAAQQAGFRACKRCRPDASPGSPLWNHRADSVAKAMRLIADGVVDREGVPGLAARLGYSVRQVERLLLAELGAGPLALARAQRAQTARLLIETTALPMAEVAPAAGFASVRAFNETVREVFALSPTDLRTRRRPAPDTPGVLSLRLPFRAPLRPDNLFGHLAATGVPGVEEWRDGAYRRTLRLPHGHGVVSLTPQDDHVACKLALSDLRDLSIAISRCRRMLDLDADPVAVDEQLRSDPLLAPVVDAGPGRRVPGTVDAAEFAVRAVLGQQVSTAAARTHAARLVRAVGEPVTDHGLTHLFPTPEALASVDPAALAMPQARKTAFRALVEALADGSLDLGVGADWDKARADLLALPGFGPWTVEVIAMRALGDPDAFLPTDLGIRIAAQALGLPGTPAALVRRAQAWRPWRAYAVQYLWATGDHAVNRLPA, via the coding sequence GTGCACGAAGACGTGGAACGTTGTGTCCGGGCCGTGCGGTCGAAAGACGCCCGGTTCGACGGGTGGTTCTTCACCGCGGTCCTGACCACCCGGATCTATTGCCGGCCCAGTTGTCCGGTGGTCCCGCCGAAGGTCGCGAACATGCGCTTCTACCCGAGCGCGGCGGCGGCCCAACAAGCGGGATTCCGGGCCTGCAAGAGGTGCCGGCCCGACGCGTCACCGGGTTCTCCGCTGTGGAACCACCGCGCCGACTCGGTGGCCAAGGCGATGCGGCTGATCGCCGACGGCGTGGTCGACCGCGAAGGCGTGCCCGGCCTCGCCGCGCGCCTCGGCTACAGCGTGCGGCAGGTCGAGCGGCTGCTGCTGGCCGAGCTGGGCGCGGGACCGCTGGCGCTGGCCAGGGCGCAGCGCGCGCAGACCGCCCGGCTGCTGATCGAGACGACCGCGCTGCCCATGGCGGAGGTCGCGCCGGCGGCCGGGTTCGCCAGCGTCCGCGCGTTCAACGAGACCGTGCGCGAGGTGTTCGCGCTGTCGCCGACCGACCTGCGCACCCGCAGGCGTCCCGCGCCCGACACGCCCGGCGTGCTGTCGCTGCGCCTGCCGTTCCGCGCGCCGCTGCGACCGGACAACCTGTTCGGCCACCTCGCCGCGACCGGCGTGCCGGGGGTGGAGGAGTGGCGCGACGGCGCGTACCGGCGGACGTTGCGGCTGCCGCACGGGCACGGCGTCGTGTCGTTGACGCCGCAGGACGACCACGTGGCGTGCAAGCTGGCGTTGAGCGACCTGCGGGACCTGTCGATCGCCATCTCCCGCTGCCGCCGGATGCTCGACCTCGACGCCGACCCGGTCGCGGTGGACGAGCAGCTGCGCTCTGACCCGCTGCTCGCGCCCGTGGTCGACGCCGGTCCCGGGCGGCGCGTGCCCGGCACCGTGGACGCCGCCGAGTTCGCCGTGCGCGCGGTGCTCGGGCAGCAGGTGTCCACGGCCGCCGCCCGCACCCACGCCGCCCGGCTGGTGCGGGCGGTGGGCGAGCCGGTCACCGACCACGGGCTGACCCACCTGTTCCCCACCCCGGAAGCGCTGGCCTCGGTGGACCCGGCCGCGCTCGCGATGCCGCAGGCGCGCAAGACGGCGTTCCGGGCGCTGGTCGAGGCGCTGGCCGACGGCTCGCTGGACCTCGGCGTCGGCGCGGACTGGGACAAGGCGCGGGCCGACCTGCTGGCCCTGCCCGGGTTCGGGCCGTGGACGGTGGAGGTGATCGCGATGCGGGCGCTGGGCGACCCCGACGCGTTCCTCCCCACCGACCTCGGCATCCGCATCGCCGCGCAGGCCCTCGGCCTGCCCGGCACACCCGCCGCCCTGGTGCGGCGTGCCCAGGCGTGGCGCCCGTGGCGGGCGTACGCCGTCCA